One genomic window of Bacillus mycoides includes the following:
- a CDS encoding branched-chain amino acid ABC transporter substrate-binding protein gives MDIVKKIKDERLILQTLKNIRIAFLFQYIGIIGILGYIGFTEGANQITKSPLWLLFILTSMLFSYLQLSVSIDVEESEKEIKLTPYYKLVLRSLIVGIIIAIIYIIFSPERPLFEAILTGSIFFICFLVSYSVSYFIKKRRLQDEDE, from the coding sequence ATGGATATTGTGAAAAAAATAAAGGATGAACGTCTCATTCTTCAAACGTTAAAAAACATACGTATTGCCTTTCTTTTTCAATACATTGGTATAATTGGAATTTTAGGCTATATTGGATTCACTGAAGGAGCTAATCAAATTACGAAATCTCCATTATGGTTATTATTTATTCTTACAAGTATGTTATTTAGTTATTTACAGTTAAGTGTTTCAATAGATGTAGAAGAAAGTGAAAAGGAAATAAAGTTAACTCCTTATTACAAACTTGTCTTACGCTCTCTTATTGTTGGAATTATCATAGCTATTATTTATATCATTTTCAGTCCAGAAAGACCTCTGTTTGAAGCCATTCTAACAGGTAGTATTTTCTTCATATGCTTTTTAGTTTCTTACTCCGTTAGTTATTTTATTAAAAAACGTCGTTTACAAGACGAAGATGAATAA
- the yajC gene encoding preprotein translocase subunit YajC — protein sequence MNAGMMNIVMIVAMFAIFYFLLIRPQQKRQKAVAQMQNEIKKGDAIVTIGGLHGTIESVDETKIVVKSGGSHLTFDRNAIREVVKN from the coding sequence ATGAATGCAGGTATGATGAATATCGTTATGATTGTTGCGATGTTTGCGATTTTCTATTTCTTATTAATTCGCCCGCAACAAAAGCGTCAAAAAGCAGTTGCTCAAATGCAAAATGAAATCAAAAAAGGTGATGCTATCGTAACAATCGGTGGTTTACACGGTACAATCGAATCAGTAGACGAAACGAAAATCGTTGTTAAATCTGGTGGTTCACACTTAACTTTCGATCGCAATGCGATTCGTGAAGTTGTGAAAAACTAA
- a CDS encoding DUF2905 domain-containing protein produces the protein MTEMPKLLITAGILLIVAGLAWKFIGRLPGDIFVKKGNVTFYFPIITCIVLSIVLSFIMYIINRFK, from the coding sequence ATGACGGAGATGCCAAAGTTGCTTATTACAGCTGGTATTTTGCTCATTGTTGCTGGATTAGCTTGGAAGTTCATAGGAAGGCTTCCAGGCGATATTTTTGTGAAAAAAGGTAACGTTACCTTTTATTTTCCTATCATTACATGTATTGTGTTAAGTATTGTATTATCTTTTATTATGTATATAATAAATCGATTCAAATAA
- the ruvB gene encoding Holliday junction branch migration DNA helicase RuvB: MDERLLSGESGYEDADLEYSLRPQTLRQYIGQDKAKHNLEVFIEAAKMREETLDHVLLYGPPGLGKTTLANIIANEMGVNIRTTSGPAIERPGDLAAVLTALQPGDVLFIDEIHRLHRSIEEVLYPAMEDFCLDIVIGKGPSARSVRLDLPPFTLVGATTRAGALSAPLRDRFGVLSRLEYYTVDQLSAIVERTAEVFEVEIDSLAALEIARRARGTPRIANRLLRRVRDFAQVRSDGTIAMEITQMALELLQVDKLGLDHIDHKLLLGIIEKFRGGPVGLETVSATIGEESHTIEDVYEPYLLQIGFLQRTPRGRIVTPLAYEHFGMEMPKV; the protein is encoded by the coding sequence ATGGACGAACGTCTCCTTTCAGGGGAATCTGGATATGAAGATGCGGATTTAGAGTATTCATTACGGCCACAGACGCTCCGTCAGTATATTGGCCAAGATAAAGCGAAACATAATTTAGAAGTGTTTATTGAAGCGGCAAAAATGCGCGAAGAAACGTTAGATCACGTACTTTTATATGGACCACCTGGACTTGGTAAAACGACGCTTGCGAATATTATTGCCAATGAAATGGGTGTTAACATTCGAACAACGTCAGGTCCCGCAATTGAAAGACCAGGAGATTTAGCGGCTGTATTAACAGCACTTCAGCCTGGGGATGTATTATTTATTGATGAAATTCATCGTTTGCATAGATCTATTGAAGAAGTGTTATACCCAGCGATGGAAGACTTTTGCCTTGATATCGTTATTGGGAAAGGACCGTCAGCTCGTTCTGTACGTCTAGACTTACCTCCATTTACGCTAGTTGGGGCAACGACGCGTGCAGGTGCATTATCAGCACCACTTCGTGACCGTTTTGGTGTACTTTCACGATTAGAGTACTATACAGTAGATCAGCTTTCTGCGATTGTAGAACGTACAGCAGAAGTGTTTGAAGTTGAAATAGATTCGTTAGCTGCATTAGAAATTGCAAGGCGTGCTCGTGGTACACCTCGTATTGCGAATCGTCTATTACGACGTGTACGTGACTTCGCACAAGTTCGCAGTGACGGAACCATTGCGATGGAAATTACACAAATGGCGTTAGAACTATTACAAGTAGATAAATTAGGACTTGATCATATCGATCATAAATTACTACTTGGTATTATTGAAAAGTTCCGCGGTGGTCCAGTTGGATTAGAAACTGTTTCAGCAACGATAGGGGAAGAATCGCATACGATTGAAGATGTGTATGAGCCGTATTTATTACAAATTGGCTTTTTACAAAGAACGCCAAGAGGCCGGATCGTAACGCCGCTCGCATATGAGCATTTCGGAATGGAGATGCCAAAAGTATGA
- the nadA gene encoding quinolinate synthase NadA has product MGILEKVQPIEVMLPERYQTMSTLEMEERVREIKEKMGALLFIPGHHYQKDEVVQFSDAAGDSLQLAQVAASNKEAKYIVFCGVHFMAETADMLTTDDQIVILPDMRAGCSMADMADIEQTERAWKELTKLFGDTMIPLTYVNSTAAIKAFCGRNGGATVTSSNAKQMVSWAFTQKERLVFLPDQHLGRNTAYDLGIPLEKMAVWNPHTDSLEYDGDIEEIQVILWKGHCSVHQNFTVKNIENVRKNHPDMNIIVHPECCYEVVAASDYAGSTKYIIDMIEAAPAGSKWAIGTEMNLVNRIIQQHPDKEIISLNPFMCPCLTMNRIDLPHLLWALENIERGEQINVIRVEKQVTEEAVLALNRMLERV; this is encoded by the coding sequence ATGGGTATTTTAGAGAAAGTTCAGCCAATTGAAGTAATGTTACCAGAGCGTTATCAAACGATGTCTACATTAGAGATGGAAGAGCGTGTCCGTGAAATTAAAGAGAAAATGGGGGCATTACTATTTATTCCAGGACATCATTATCAAAAAGATGAAGTGGTGCAATTTTCAGATGCAGCAGGGGACTCACTTCAACTCGCGCAAGTTGCAGCGAGTAATAAAGAGGCAAAATATATTGTGTTTTGTGGTGTGCACTTTATGGCAGAAACGGCAGATATGTTAACGACAGATGATCAAATTGTCATCTTACCAGATATGCGTGCCGGCTGTTCTATGGCAGATATGGCAGATATTGAACAAACAGAAAGAGCGTGGAAAGAGCTCACGAAATTATTTGGGGATACGATGATTCCGTTAACGTATGTAAATTCAACAGCTGCGATCAAAGCGTTTTGCGGTCGTAATGGAGGGGCAACAGTAACCTCTTCTAATGCAAAACAAATGGTGTCTTGGGCGTTTACACAAAAAGAGCGTCTCGTCTTTTTACCAGATCAACATTTAGGAAGAAATACAGCGTATGATTTAGGTATTCCGTTAGAAAAAATGGCAGTGTGGAACCCGCATACAGATTCATTAGAGTATGATGGAGATATAGAAGAAATTCAAGTGATTTTATGGAAAGGCCATTGTTCTGTTCATCAAAATTTCACTGTGAAAAATATTGAAAATGTGCGAAAAAATCATCCGGATATGAATATTATTGTTCACCCTGAATGTTGTTATGAAGTTGTTGCCGCTTCTGATTATGCAGGATCAACGAAATATATCATTGATATGATAGAGGCTGCTCCAGCGGGAAGTAAGTGGGCGATTGGTACAGAGATGAATTTAGTGAACCGAATTATTCAGCAACACCCTGATAAAGAAATTATTTCGCTAAATCCGTTTATGTGTCCTTGTTTAACAATGAACCGAATTGACTTACCTCACCTATTATGGGCACTTGAGAACATAGAAAGAGGAGAACAGATTAACGTTATTCGTGTGGAGAAACAAGTAACAGAAGAGGCAGTTCTTGCATTAAATCGTATGTTAGAGCGTGTTTAA
- the tgt gene encoding tRNA guanosine(34) transglycosylase Tgt produces MTAIRYEFIKTCKQTGARLGRVHTPHGSFDTPTFMPVGTLATVKTMSPEELKAMDSGIILSNTYHLWLRPGHEIIREAGGLHKFMNWDRAILTDSGGFQVFSLSDFRRIEEEGVHFRNHLNGDKLFLSPEKAMEIQNALGSDIMMAFDECPPFPATFEYMKKSVERTSRWAERCLKAHERPQDQGLFGIVQGGEFEELRRQSAKDLVSMDFPGYAIGGLSVGEPKDIMNRVLEFTTPLLPDDKPRYLMGVGSPDSLIDGAIRGVDMFDCVLPTRIARNGTCMTSEGRLVVKNAKFARDFGPLDPNCDCYTCKNYSRAYIRHLMKCDETFGIRLTSYHNLHFLLNLMEQVRQAIREDRLGDFREEFFEQYGFNKPNAKNF; encoded by the coding sequence ATGACAGCAATTCGTTATGAATTTATTAAAACTTGTAAACAGACAGGTGCGCGTTTAGGTCGAGTACATACGCCACACGGTTCATTTGATACACCAACATTTATGCCAGTTGGTACACTTGCAACAGTTAAAACGATGTCACCAGAAGAATTAAAAGCAATGGATTCTGGCATTATTTTAAGCAATACGTATCATTTATGGCTACGTCCAGGCCACGAAATTATTCGTGAAGCAGGTGGCTTGCATAAGTTTATGAACTGGGATCGTGCAATCTTAACGGATTCAGGTGGATTCCAAGTATTTAGCTTAAGTGATTTCCGACGCATTGAAGAGGAAGGTGTTCATTTCCGCAATCACTTAAATGGCGATAAATTATTCTTATCTCCAGAAAAAGCAATGGAAATCCAAAATGCATTAGGTTCAGATATCATGATGGCATTTGATGAGTGTCCACCGTTCCCTGCTACTTTTGAATACATGAAGAAGTCTGTAGAGCGTACAAGCCGCTGGGCAGAGCGTTGTCTAAAGGCGCATGAGCGTCCACAAGATCAAGGTTTATTCGGTATAGTGCAGGGCGGAGAGTTTGAAGAACTTCGTCGCCAAAGTGCGAAAGATCTTGTTTCAATGGACTTCCCTGGCTATGCTATAGGCGGTCTATCTGTTGGTGAACCGAAGGATATTATGAATCGTGTTCTTGAGTTTACAACACCACTTCTTCCTGATGATAAACCACGTTACTTAATGGGTGTAGGTTCTCCCGACTCGTTAATTGATGGTGCGATTCGCGGTGTTGATATGTTTGACTGTGTACTTCCAACTCGTATCGCTCGAAATGGTACATGTATGACAAGTGAAGGCCGTCTAGTTGTGAAAAACGCGAAATTCGCTAGAGACTTCGGGCCGCTTGATCCGAACTGTGATTGCTACACATGTAAAAACTATTCACGTGCGTACATTCGTCACTTAATGAAATGCGATGAAACATTCGGAATTCGTTTAACGTCTTATCACAACCTTCATTTTCTGTTAAACTTAATGGAGCAGGTGAGACAAGCTATTCGTGAAGACCGTCTTGGCGATTTCCGCGAAGAGTTCTTTGAACAGTATGGCTTTAATAAACCGAATGCTAAAAACTTCTAA
- a CDS encoding iron-hydroxamate ABC transporter substrate-binding protein: MKQRLFILFTIMLVVLSIVGCSSQKEESKAKEQPKTKVVKHAKGEATIPVNPKRIVDLSGSTEELLILGHKPVGTANTYKDKIQNHLTDKLDGVKAVGWYWAPKVDLEAVTALKPDLIILNNRQLKIYDQLEKVAPTVVLETNLEDWRGKFKEVGKLFDEEKKADKWIADYDKKAESLSKKIKEKTKDENFMFVAVTPQNFRVYGSFGYGDILFNDLKLPATKGTDLKQTMAQVSLEGLVAFQPDQMFIVNFGGEADKVYEDYKNSAVWKDNKAVKNNHVYEVSNEAFNTKAFNPIGKDMLIDEIAKEILAKNK, translated from the coding sequence ATGAAACAAAGGCTATTTATTTTATTTACTATTATGCTAGTTGTTCTTTCTATTGTTGGCTGTTCTTCTCAAAAAGAAGAATCCAAAGCAAAAGAACAACCGAAAACGAAAGTTGTAAAACATGCTAAAGGGGAAGCGACAATTCCAGTTAATCCAAAGAGAATTGTTGACTTATCTGGATCAACAGAGGAATTATTAATCCTTGGACATAAGCCTGTTGGTACAGCAAACACATATAAAGATAAAATCCAAAATCACTTAACAGACAAGCTAGACGGAGTAAAAGCAGTTGGCTGGTACTGGGCACCTAAAGTTGATTTAGAAGCTGTTACTGCTTTAAAACCAGACTTAATTATTTTAAACAATCGTCAATTGAAAATTTACGATCAATTAGAAAAGGTTGCACCGACAGTTGTTCTAGAAACAAATCTAGAAGACTGGCGCGGTAAGTTTAAAGAAGTAGGTAAACTATTTGACGAAGAGAAGAAAGCTGACAAATGGATTGCAGACTACGATAAAAAAGCAGAGTCTTTATCTAAAAAAATTAAAGAAAAAACAAAAGATGAGAACTTTATGTTCGTTGCAGTAACACCACAAAACTTCCGTGTATACGGTAGCTTCGGATATGGTGACATACTCTTTAACGATTTAAAGCTTCCAGCAACAAAAGGTACAGATTTAAAACAAACGATGGCACAAGTATCACTAGAAGGTCTTGTTGCATTCCAGCCTGATCAAATGTTTATTGTAAACTTCGGCGGAGAAGCTGATAAAGTGTACGAAGACTATAAAAACAGTGCCGTTTGGAAAGATAATAAAGCAGTAAAAAATAATCACGTATATGAAGTATCAAATGAAGCCTTCAATACGAAAGCCTTCAATCCAATCGGAAAAGATATGCTAATTGATGAAATCGCAAAAGAGATTTTAGCTAAGAATAAATAA
- a CDS encoding YhcN/YlaJ family sporulation lipoprotein has protein sequence MNTKVKVIAASLLVTSALAACGTPKDNNAMDGRNYNYERTSYNDTHRYNDNVTRNDRSTDYVTYRNGRNDAGSNYYRDVNYNGQIANPYPTRNITMNNSYINNDGKTAEKITNRVKRMNNVDRVSTVVYGNDVAIAVKPRNSATDETAMANEIRQAVANEVGNRNVYVSVRNDMFTRVDAMSTRLRNGTVTNDFNRDITNMFRDIRYGLTGTVR, from the coding sequence TTGAATACGAAAGTAAAAGTTATTGCTGCTTCTTTGTTAGTTACCAGTGCATTAGCTGCATGTGGTACACCGAAAGATAATAATGCGATGGATGGACGTAACTATAATTACGAGCGTACATCTTATAATGACACACACCGATATAATGATAATGTAACGCGTAACGATCGTTCTACAGATTATGTAACATATAGAAACGGTCGTAATGACGCAGGATCCAACTATTACCGTGATGTAAATTACAATGGGCAAATTGCTAATCCGTACCCAACTCGTAATATTACAATGAACAATTCATACATTAACAATGATGGTAAAACTGCGGAGAAAATTACGAATCGTGTAAAACGTATGAATAACGTAGATCGAGTTTCTACAGTTGTATATGGAAACGATGTAGCGATTGCGGTAAAACCGCGTAATTCGGCGACAGATGAAACAGCAATGGCAAACGAAATTCGTCAAGCTGTTGCGAATGAAGTTGGAAATAGAAATGTTTATGTTTCTGTAAGAAATGACATGTTTACTCGTGTGGATGCAATGAGTACACGTCTACGTAACGGCACAGTTACAAATGATTTTAATCGTGACATAACAAATATGTTCCGAGACATTCGTTATGGCTTAACTGGTACAGTACGATAA
- the queA gene encoding tRNA preQ1(34) S-adenosylmethionine ribosyltransferase-isomerase QueA, producing the protein MDINLFDFHLPEELIAQIPLEERETSRLMMLDRETGDIEHKHFTDILSYLHEGDCLVLNETKVMPARLHGVKEDTGAHIEVLLLKQEEGDKWETLIKPAKRVKEGTVISFGEGKLKATCIGTADQGGRQLEFSYDGIFYEILDELGEMPLPPYIKETLEDRDRYQTVYAKEIGSAAAPTAGLHFTEDLLEKLKQKGVGLAFITLHVGLGTFRPVSADTIEEHHMHAEYYHMSEETAALLNRVKENGGRIITVGTTSTRTLETIATDHSGKLCAASGWTDIFMYPGYEFKAIDGLITNFHLPKSTLIMLVSAFSNRDNVLHAYNEAVKEKYRFFSFGDAMFVASHAKMRNK; encoded by the coding sequence ATGGATATTAATTTGTTTGATTTTCATTTACCAGAAGAGCTCATTGCACAAATTCCGCTTGAAGAGCGTGAAACATCAAGATTGATGATGTTAGACCGTGAAACAGGAGATATTGAGCACAAACATTTTACGGACATTCTTTCTTACTTACATGAGGGGGATTGCTTAGTTTTAAATGAAACGAAAGTTATGCCTGCTCGCTTGCACGGTGTGAAAGAAGATACAGGTGCACACATTGAAGTACTTCTTTTGAAACAAGAAGAAGGCGATAAGTGGGAAACGCTTATAAAGCCAGCGAAGCGTGTAAAAGAAGGAACTGTTATCTCTTTTGGTGAAGGAAAGTTAAAAGCAACTTGCATTGGAACAGCAGATCAAGGTGGGCGTCAACTTGAGTTTTCATATGACGGCATCTTTTATGAAATTTTAGACGAGCTTGGAGAAATGCCACTTCCTCCATATATTAAAGAGACGCTAGAAGATCGCGATCGTTATCAAACGGTATATGCGAAGGAAATCGGTTCAGCAGCAGCACCGACGGCTGGACTTCACTTTACAGAAGATTTACTCGAGAAATTGAAGCAAAAAGGCGTCGGGTTAGCATTCATTACGCTCCATGTAGGACTTGGAACATTTAGACCAGTTTCTGCAGATACGATTGAAGAGCATCATATGCATGCAGAGTATTACCATATGTCTGAAGAGACTGCTGCCCTATTAAACCGTGTGAAAGAGAATGGCGGACGTATTATTACTGTAGGTACGACATCAACTCGTACGTTAGAAACGATTGCGACAGATCATAGTGGTAAGCTTTGCGCAGCTTCTGGCTGGACAGATATTTTTATGTACCCAGGATATGAATTCAAAGCAATTGATGGTTTAATTACAAACTTTCATTTGCCGAAATCAACATTAATTATGCTTGTAAGTGCATTTTCAAATAGAGATAATGTACTTCATGCTTATAATGAAGCAGTAAAAGAAAAATATCGTTTCTTTAGCTTTGGTGATGCGATGTTCGTTGCATCTCACGCTAAAATGAGAAACAAATAA
- the nadC gene encoding carboxylating nicotinate-nucleotide diphosphorylase encodes MNTLKVKEALNRFFLEDIGEGDVTSQLIFPDNALAKGTFLVKDTGVFVGRLVIEEGFKLIDQRIEVELHKKDGDLVEKGEIIATVQGPIASLLTAERVILNVIQRMSGIATMTRKAVLALDSSHTRICDTRKTMPGLRMFDKYAVVCGGGFNHRFGLYDGVMIKDNHIAFAGSITKAVTSVKERLGHMVKVEVETETEAQVREAIEAGADVIMFDNRTPEEIREFSKIVPSAIVTEASGGITIEDLSKYGKTGVDYISLGALTHSVKALDISFNIEA; translated from the coding sequence ATGAATACGTTAAAAGTTAAGGAAGCATTAAATCGATTTTTTCTAGAAGATATAGGAGAAGGAGATGTAACATCTCAGCTTATCTTTCCCGATAATGCACTTGCGAAAGGAACGTTTCTTGTAAAGGATACAGGGGTTTTTGTAGGACGCTTAGTAATTGAAGAAGGATTTAAATTAATTGATCAGAGAATTGAAGTTGAGCTTCATAAAAAAGATGGGGATCTTGTAGAAAAAGGAGAAATAATTGCAACTGTGCAAGGTCCAATCGCATCATTATTAACGGCAGAGCGCGTTATATTAAACGTTATCCAGCGCATGAGCGGGATAGCGACGATGACACGTAAGGCGGTTTTGGCTTTAGATAGCAGTCATACACGCATTTGTGATACGAGAAAAACGATGCCAGGACTACGTATGTTTGATAAATATGCGGTAGTGTGCGGGGGTGGATTTAACCACAGATTCGGTTTATATGATGGTGTCATGATTAAAGATAATCATATTGCTTTTGCTGGCTCGATTACAAAAGCTGTTACATCGGTGAAAGAAAGATTGGGACATATGGTGAAAGTAGAAGTCGAAACAGAGACAGAGGCGCAAGTGAGAGAAGCGATAGAGGCCGGCGCAGATGTTATTATGTTCGATAATCGTACGCCAGAAGAGATTCGTGAGTTTTCAAAAATTGTACCAAGTGCCATCGTTACGGAGGCTTCAGGTGGTATTACAATTGAAGATTTATCAAAATACGGAAAAACAGGGGTAGATTATATTTCACTTGGAGCGTTAACACATTCAGTGAAAGCACTTGATATTAGTTTTAATATTGAGGCCTAG
- a CDS encoding TIGR04086 family membrane protein, translated as MDGTKKLSGAIGFGIITLLILASITSMIMALLLKFTNINEGTLVITIFILALLSMLMSGFIAGKKAQGKGWLVGFTTGLTFTLLVFLVNYLGFSQTLSNSQLLYQLALMGASTLGGIFGVNMSKQNN; from the coding sequence ATGGATGGAACGAAAAAATTATCGGGTGCAATCGGCTTCGGTATTATTACCCTATTAATCCTCGCATCTATTACAAGTATGATCATGGCTCTTTTATTAAAATTTACGAATATTAATGAAGGGACATTAGTAATTACTATTTTTATACTAGCCCTTCTATCTATGCTTATGTCTGGATTTATTGCTGGTAAAAAGGCACAAGGAAAAGGTTGGTTAGTAGGTTTCACTACAGGGCTCACATTCACTCTTCTCGTCTTTCTCGTTAACTATTTAGGCTTCTCTCAAACTTTATCGAACTCACAGTTACTCTACCAATTAGCATTAATGGGTGCGAGTACACTCGGAGGCATTTTCGGTGTAAATATGTCAAAACAAAATAATTAA
- the ruvA gene encoding Holliday junction DNA helicase RuvA, which produces MFEYVTGYVEYVGPEYVVIDHNGIGYQIFTPNPYVFQRSKQEIRVYTYHYVREDIMALYGFKTREERLLFTKLLGVSGIGPKGALAILASGQTGQVVQAIEHEDEKFLVKFPGVGKKTARQMILDLKGKLADVVPDAFVDLFSDAESFDQKKGSSTELDEALEALRALGYAEREVSRVVPELLKESLTTDQYIKKALSLLLNGKR; this is translated from the coding sequence TTGTTTGAATATGTTACAGGTTACGTGGAGTATGTAGGACCGGAATATGTCGTAATTGATCATAATGGAATTGGTTATCAAATTTTCACACCAAATCCGTATGTATTTCAAAGAAGTAAGCAAGAAATTCGTGTCTATACATATCATTATGTGAGAGAAGATATTATGGCACTTTACGGATTTAAAACACGTGAAGAGCGTTTATTATTTACAAAATTGTTAGGTGTATCGGGGATTGGACCAAAAGGTGCTCTTGCAATTCTAGCTTCTGGTCAAACAGGACAGGTTGTTCAAGCGATTGAACATGAAGATGAGAAGTTTTTAGTGAAATTCCCAGGTGTCGGAAAGAAAACAGCACGCCAAATGATTTTAGACTTAAAAGGAAAACTAGCAGATGTCGTGCCAGATGCGTTTGTTGACCTGTTCTCGGATGCCGAAAGTTTTGATCAGAAGAAAGGTTCATCAACTGAGCTTGATGAGGCGCTTGAAGCACTACGAGCACTTGGTTACGCGGAGAGAGAAGTTTCTCGCGTTGTACCAGAACTATTAAAAGAATCACTTACAACGGATCAGTATATCAAAAAGGCACTTAGTCTTTTACTAAATGGTAAGAGGTGA
- a CDS encoding DUF421 domain-containing protein produces the protein MEWVSIIGRTMLLYIIILIIFRLMGKREIGELSVLDLVVFIMLGEMAVVAIENTDKSLWHQLVPMTFLMCIQIILSVISLKFQRFRHLIEGEPAILVNAGKIDEKKMRKQRYNIDDLLMQLREQGIGDVRDVEYAILEPSGKLSVFQKQKSKKSKNDTPIFTLPLIIDGEIQYNHLQMIEHTNEWLVEKLNNLGYKDVKQIVYCSFQNGQFFVDLKGN, from the coding sequence ATGGAATGGGTATCAATAATCGGACGAACAATGCTTTTGTATATAATCATTTTAATTATTTTTCGTCTTATGGGTAAACGTGAAATTGGAGAATTAAGTGTATTAGATTTGGTTGTATTCATTATGCTCGGTGAAATGGCTGTAGTGGCAATTGAAAATACAGATAAATCACTTTGGCATCAATTAGTTCCAATGACTTTTCTAATGTGTATACAAATCATTTTGTCGGTCATTTCTTTAAAGTTCCAGCGTTTTCGGCATTTAATAGAAGGGGAGCCTGCGATTCTTGTGAATGCAGGTAAAATTGATGAAAAAAAGATGCGGAAGCAGCGATATAACATAGATGATTTATTGATGCAATTACGTGAGCAAGGAATCGGTGATGTGCGTGATGTAGAATACGCTATTTTAGAACCATCTGGAAAGTTATCTGTCTTTCAAAAACAAAAAAGTAAAAAGAGCAAAAATGATACACCAATTTTTACACTCCCACTAATTATTGATGGAGAAATTCAATACAATCATTTGCAAATGATTGAGCATACAAATGAGTGGCTCGTTGAGAAATTGAATAACTTAGGTTATAAAGATGTGAAACAGATTGTATATTGTAGTTTTCAAAATGGACAATTTTTTGTTGATTTGAAAGGAAATTAG
- a CDS encoding BofC C-terminal domain-containing protein → MKWILIAVQAFVMMFCLAYGSDVRAEITEKEPAVTILLERMYVDGEVSEEILTEKVADLEKFLQQYKEWQLVDRDDVQIVLQKKVDDISPLLKTSGYFGVSEEGILQIFKGVPKSDNAIHSFFQIDMKRLESYERAELKRGIRIKSKEGFVKTIEKMKQYAVQNKKESSSG, encoded by the coding sequence ATGAAATGGATACTAATTGCAGTGCAAGCTTTCGTTATGATGTTTTGCTTAGCTTATGGATCCGATGTGAGGGCAGAAATAACAGAAAAAGAACCTGCAGTTACAATTTTATTAGAGCGTATGTATGTTGATGGAGAAGTAAGCGAGGAAATACTGACAGAGAAAGTAGCGGATTTAGAAAAATTTTTGCAGCAATATAAAGAATGGCAACTTGTTGATCGTGATGATGTGCAAATCGTATTACAAAAGAAAGTGGATGATATTTCTCCTTTACTGAAAACGAGCGGTTATTTTGGTGTTTCAGAGGAAGGGATATTGCAAATTTTCAAAGGGGTACCGAAAAGTGATAACGCGATCCATTCCTTCTTTCAAATTGATATGAAAAGGCTTGAAAGTTATGAGCGTGCGGAATTGAAACGTGGTATTCGCATAAAATCAAAAGAAGGTTTTGTAAAGACAATCGAAAAAATGAAGCAGTACGCAGTGCAAAATAAGAAAGAAAGCAGCTCAGGGTGA